The following coding sequences lie in one Mycobacterium gordonae genomic window:
- the rplR gene encoding 50S ribosomal protein L18 yields the protein MGQSVSATRRVSRIRRHARLRKKISGTAERPRLVVNRSSRHIHVQLVNDLNGTTVAAASSIEADVRGLDGDKKARSVRVGQLIAERAKAAGVDSVVFDRGGYTYGGRIAALADAARENGLQF from the coding sequence GTGGGGCAGAGCGTATCCGCGACCCGCCGGGTCTCGCGGATACGCCGGCACGCACGGCTGCGCAAGAAGATCTCCGGCACCGCCGAACGTCCCCGGCTGGTGGTCAACCGGTCGTCTCGGCACATTCACGTGCAGTTGGTGAATGACCTGAACGGCACCACCGTGGCCGCGGCTTCGTCGATCGAAGCCGACGTGCGCGGTTTGGATGGGGACAAGAAGGCCCGTAGCGTGCGGGTTGGGCAGCTGATCGCCGAGCGGGCCAAGGCTGCCGGCGTCGACTCCGTGGTCTTCGACCGCGGCGGGTACACCTACGGCGGACGGATTGCGGCATTGGCCGATGCTGCCCGCGAGAACGGATTGCAATTCTGA
- the rpsE gene encoding 30S ribosomal protein S5: MAEQSAGGQGPDSRDGRDGRDGRGRRDGGGRGGRDRDRDGDKSNYLERVVAINRVSKVVKGGRRFSFTALVIVGDGNGMVGVGYGKAKEVPAAIAKGVEEARKGFFRVPLIRGTITHPVQGEAAAGVVLLRPASPGTGVIAGGAARAVLECAGVHDILAKSLGSDNAINVVHATVAALKMLQRPEEVAARRGLPIEDVAPAGMLKARRESDALAAAAAREGTAQ, encoded by the coding sequence ATGGCGGAACAGTCCGCTGGGGGGCAGGGCCCCGACAGCCGCGACGGCCGCGACGGTCGTGACGGACGGGGCCGCCGCGACGGTGGCGGTCGTGGCGGTCGCGACCGCGACCGGGACGGCGACAAGAGCAACTACCTGGAGCGGGTCGTCGCGATCAACCGCGTGTCCAAGGTGGTCAAGGGTGGTCGGCGATTCAGCTTTACCGCTCTGGTCATCGTCGGTGACGGCAACGGCATGGTCGGCGTCGGTTATGGCAAGGCTAAAGAGGTTCCGGCCGCGATCGCCAAGGGCGTCGAGGAGGCGCGCAAGGGCTTCTTCCGGGTGCCGCTGATCCGCGGGACCATCACACACCCGGTACAGGGCGAGGCCGCCGCCGGCGTCGTGTTGCTGCGCCCGGCTAGCCCGGGTACCGGTGTCATCGCCGGTGGTGCGGCGCGTGCGGTGCTGGAATGCGCTGGCGTGCACGACATCCTGGCCAAGTCGCTGGGTAGCGACAACGCGATCAACGTGGTGCACGCGACCGTAGCCGCGTTGAAGATGTTGCAGCGTCCCGAAGAGGTCGCCGCTCGCCGCGGCCTGCCCATCGAGGACGTCGCCCCGGCCGGCATGCTCAAGGCCCGTCGCGAAAGTGACGCGCTGGCCGCCGCCGCGGCGCGGGAGGGAACGGCACAATGA
- the rpmD gene encoding 50S ribosomal protein L30 encodes MSQLKITQVRSTIGARWKQRESLRTLGLRKIRHSVIREDNPQTRGLIAVVNHLVEVESAPEGKTQ; translated from the coding sequence ATGAGCCAGTTGAAGATCACCCAGGTGCGCAGCACGATCGGTGCGCGCTGGAAGCAGCGCGAGAGCCTGCGCACGCTGGGTCTGCGCAAGATTCGCCACTCGGTGATCCGCGAAGACAACCCGCAGACCCGCGGGTTGATCGCCGTGGTGAACCACCTGGTTGAGGTGGAGTCGGCGCCCGAAGGGAAGACACAGTGA
- the rplO gene encoding 50S ribosomal protein L15, with the protein MTIKLHDLRPAPGSKTARTRVGRGEGSKGKTAGRGTKGTKARKNVPATFEGGQMPIHMRLPKLKGFRNRFRTEYQVVNVADINRLFPEGGTVGIDELVAKGAVRKNVLVKVLGDGKLTVNVDVTAHKFSGSAREKITAAGGSATEL; encoded by the coding sequence GTGACTATCAAGCTGCACGACCTGCGGCCTGCGCCCGGGTCCAAGACCGCACGCACCCGAGTCGGCCGCGGTGAGGGGTCCAAGGGCAAGACGGCCGGCCGCGGCACCAAGGGTACGAAGGCCCGCAAGAACGTTCCGGCGACCTTCGAGGGTGGGCAGATGCCCATCCACATGCGGCTGCCCAAGCTGAAGGGCTTTCGCAACCGGTTCCGCACCGAGTACCAGGTCGTCAACGTCGCCGATATCAACCGGTTGTTCCCCGAGGGCGGCACGGTCGGCATCGACGAGTTGGTGGCCAAGGGCGCGGTTCGCAAGAACGTGTTGGTCAAGGTGCTCGGCGACGGCAAGCTGACCGTCAACGTCGATGTGACCGCGCACAAGTTCAGCGGTAGCGCGCGGGAGAAGATCACCGCGGCCGGCGGCAGCGCCACCGAGCTGTAG
- a CDS encoding LLM class flavin-dependent oxidoreductase, which produces MRYSIAIPQLNSGEFDADGLRSYLARAEQLGFEGGWVLEQIIGDAPLLAPLELLAYAAACTQRLRLGVAVLVTSLHDPLQLASAITAVDRLSHGRLDIGVAAGGGRRRFAAFGVDKDSFVSYFTEGLQLMKAAWSDEPRVTFHGRFRDVEDLPIQPKPVQRPHPPIWFGGLAPKALARAVRHGDAFLGAGSSSTADFAEAVQIVRRELADQQKDPAGFTIGKRVYLMIDDDADRARERVLAGLRRIYANMAGIDEVPVYGTPKDVIRGLREVMYAGAQMLLFNPVGENVAEDREQMERLAAEVIPRLS; this is translated from the coding sequence GTGAGGTATTCGATTGCTATCCCCCAACTCAACTCCGGCGAGTTCGACGCCGATGGGCTGCGTTCGTATCTCGCGCGTGCGGAGCAGCTCGGATTCGAGGGCGGCTGGGTGCTCGAGCAGATCATCGGCGACGCGCCGCTGCTCGCACCCCTGGAACTGCTCGCTTACGCGGCGGCCTGCACTCAGCGGCTCCGCCTGGGGGTCGCCGTCCTGGTGACCTCGCTGCACGACCCGCTGCAGTTGGCCTCGGCGATCACCGCCGTCGACCGTCTCAGCCACGGTCGGCTCGATATCGGGGTCGCCGCAGGCGGTGGCCGCCGCCGGTTCGCCGCCTTCGGCGTGGACAAGGACAGCTTCGTCAGCTATTTCACCGAAGGCCTTCAGTTGATGAAGGCGGCGTGGTCCGACGAGCCCCGGGTGACGTTTCACGGGAGGTTCCGTGATGTCGAGGACCTGCCGATCCAGCCCAAACCGGTGCAGCGGCCCCACCCACCGATCTGGTTCGGCGGGCTGGCACCCAAGGCGCTGGCCCGGGCGGTTCGGCACGGTGACGCCTTTCTCGGCGCCGGCTCGTCGTCCACGGCGGACTTCGCCGAAGCGGTGCAGATCGTGCGCCGCGAACTCGCCGACCAACAGAAGGACCCGGCGGGCTTCACGATCGGCAAGCGCGTGTATCTGATGATCGACGACGACGCCGACCGGGCCCGTGAACGCGTGCTCGCCGGGTTGCGTCGCATCTACGCGAACATGGCCGGCATCGACGAGGTTCCGGTCTACGGCACGCCCAAGGACGTCATCCGCGGTCTGCGTGAGGTGATGTATGCCGGCGCTCAGATGCTGCTGTTCAATCCTGTCGGCGAGAACGTCGCAGAGGACCGCGAGCAGATGGAACGCCTTGCCGCAGAGGTGATTCCGCGGCTGAGCTAA
- the sppA gene encoding signal peptide peptidase SppA has product MFAFFPSLPGVNDVRSLFDRVDTARHHGVPNGCVLEMNLRSTPPETTGFDPLTIITGGGRQMSLRETVATIHRAAEDPRVAGLIARVQLPPSPIGAVQELRDAIAAFSAVKPSVAWAETFPGTLSYYLASAFREIWMQPSGGVGLIGFAANAMFLRDALDKAGVEAQFVARGEYKSAANLFTEGGFTDAHREAVTRMLESLQGQVWQAVAESRDIAVDALDELADRAPLMRDDAVASGLVDRIGFRDEAYARMAELVGDGSADEDNDAEEKPPRMYLARYAGSARPRLAPPVPAIPGRRGKPTIAVVTVEGAIVNGRGGLQGVPFGPSNAGGDTIAAALREVVADDSVSAIVVRVDSPGGSVTASETIWREVKRARERGKPVVASMGSVAASGGYYVSMAADAIVANPGTITGSIGVITGKLVVRDLKERLGVGSDAVRTNANADAWSIDAPFTPEQQAQQEADADLFYTDFVQRVAEGRNLTTKDVDNVARGRVWTGVDALERGLVDELGGLRAAVRRAKVLAGLDPDTEVRLLSYPGSSLLDMLRPRASSQPGAASLPEAVGALLTRSVAGVVEQFEQTMTGANVLWVGQARF; this is encoded by the coding sequence ATGTTCGCGTTTTTTCCTTCGCTGCCCGGCGTTAACGATGTGCGCTCCCTGTTCGACCGGGTCGACACCGCCCGGCACCACGGTGTGCCCAACGGTTGTGTGCTGGAAATGAATCTGCGCAGCACGCCGCCGGAGACCACCGGCTTCGACCCGTTGACCATCATCACCGGCGGTGGACGGCAGATGTCGCTACGCGAGACCGTTGCCACGATCCATCGCGCCGCCGAGGACCCACGGGTCGCGGGGCTGATCGCCCGCGTGCAGCTACCGCCTTCGCCGATCGGGGCGGTCCAGGAATTGCGCGATGCCATCGCGGCATTCAGCGCCGTCAAACCGTCGGTGGCGTGGGCGGAAACCTTCCCGGGCACGCTGTCTTACTACCTAGCCTCAGCTTTCCGGGAGATCTGGATGCAGCCCTCCGGCGGTGTGGGTCTGATCGGCTTCGCGGCCAATGCGATGTTCCTGCGCGACGCACTGGACAAGGCGGGGGTCGAGGCCCAGTTCGTCGCACGGGGCGAATACAAATCTGCGGCAAACCTTTTCACCGAAGGCGGCTTCACCGATGCCCACCGCGAAGCGGTCACCCGCATGCTGGAGAGCCTGCAGGGTCAGGTGTGGCAGGCGGTGGCCGAGTCGCGTGACATCGCCGTCGACGCGCTCGACGAATTGGCCGACCGCGCTCCGCTGATGCGCGATGACGCCGTGGCCTCCGGGCTGGTCGACCGCATCGGCTTCCGCGACGAGGCATACGCGCGCATGGCCGAACTGGTCGGCGACGGGTCCGCAGACGAGGACAACGACGCCGAGGAGAAGCCGCCCAGGATGTATCTGGCCCGCTATGCGGGTTCGGCCCGGCCACGCCTGGCGCCGCCGGTGCCTGCCATTCCGGGCCGACGGGGGAAGCCCACCATCGCCGTGGTCACTGTCGAAGGGGCGATCGTCAACGGCCGTGGCGGGCTGCAGGGCGTGCCGTTCGGTCCGTCCAATGCCGGCGGTGACACCATCGCGGCCGCATTGCGCGAGGTGGTGGCCGACGATTCGGTGTCCGCGATCGTGGTCCGGGTAGACAGTCCCGGTGGTTCGGTGACGGCATCGGAGACCATCTGGCGGGAGGTCAAACGAGCCCGCGAACGGGGCAAGCCGGTGGTGGCGTCGATGGGATCGGTCGCCGCTTCCGGTGGCTACTACGTCTCGATGGCCGCGGACGCGATCGTTGCCAACCCGGGCACGATCACCGGCTCGATCGGAGTCATCACCGGGAAGCTGGTGGTTCGCGATCTCAAGGAGCGGCTGGGTGTGGGCTCGGACGCGGTGCGCACCAATGCGAACGCCGATGCCTGGTCGATAGACGCGCCGTTCACACCCGAGCAGCAAGCCCAGCAGGAAGCCGACGCCGACCTGTTCTACACCGACTTCGTGCAACGCGTGGCCGAAGGCCGGAATCTGACCACCAAAGACGTGGATAACGTTGCGCGAGGCCGAGTTTGGACCGGAGTCGACGCGCTCGAACGTGGTCTGGTCGACGAGCTCGGTGGCCTTCGGGCGGCGGTGCGCCGCGCGAAGGTACTGGCCGGACTGGACCCGGACACCGAAGTTCGGTTGCTGAGCTACCCAGGCTCGTCACTGCTCGACATGCTGCGACCGCGCGCGTCGTCACAGCCGGGGGCGGCTTCGCTGCCGGAGGCCGTCGGTGCGCTGCTCACCCGCTCGGTGGCGGGAGTAGTCGAGCAGTTCGAGCAGACGATGACCGGTGCCAACGTGCTGTGGGTGGGGCAGGCCCGCTTCTGA
- a CDS encoding class I SAM-dependent methyltransferase, producing the protein MPRAHDDNWDLASSVGATATMVAAGRAMVTKAPDGLIKDPFAEPLVRAVGVDFFTKMVDGKLETEALEDFRPERVQAMINGMGVRTKYFDEYFTEATNAGVRQVVILASGLDARAYRLPWPDGTVVYEIDQPQVVEFKTTTLADIGAEPTAIRRTVAIDLRGDWPHALEQAGLDTSQPTAWLAEGLLIYLPPEAQDRLFDNITALSAAGSTVATEFVPGIVDFDTEKAREMSGRFRNHGLDIDMASLVYSGSRNHVVDYLRDKGWEATGVTRTELFKRHGLAIPSPDDDDPLGEIIFISGRLCP; encoded by the coding sequence ATGCCACGCGCTCACGACGACAACTGGGATCTCGCGTCGAGCGTCGGCGCCACCGCGACGATGGTCGCGGCCGGGCGCGCGATGGTGACCAAGGCTCCCGACGGCCTGATCAAGGATCCGTTCGCCGAACCGCTGGTGCGCGCGGTCGGCGTGGACTTCTTCACCAAGATGGTGGACGGCAAGCTCGAAACCGAGGCGCTCGAGGACTTCAGGCCCGAACGGGTACAGGCGATGATCAACGGAATGGGTGTGCGCACCAAGTACTTCGACGAGTACTTCACCGAGGCCACCAACGCCGGGGTCCGCCAGGTCGTGATTCTGGCGTCCGGGTTGGACGCGCGGGCCTACCGGTTGCCCTGGCCGGACGGGACAGTGGTCTACGAGATCGACCAACCCCAGGTGGTCGAGTTCAAGACGACGACCCTGGCCGACATCGGGGCCGAACCCACGGCCATTCGGCGCACCGTGGCGATCGACCTGCGCGGAGACTGGCCCCACGCACTCGAGCAGGCCGGTCTGGACACCTCACAACCGACGGCGTGGCTGGCCGAAGGCCTGCTGATCTACCTTCCCCCGGAAGCCCAGGACCGGCTGTTCGACAACATCACCGCGCTCAGCGCTGCGGGCAGCACCGTTGCGACCGAGTTCGTTCCTGGCATAGTCGATTTCGACACCGAGAAAGCACGCGAGATGTCCGGCCGATTCCGCAATCACGGATTGGACATCGATATGGCATCGCTGGTGTACTCGGGGTCGCGCAACCACGTCGTCGACTATCTCCGCGACAAGGGCTGGGAGGCGACCGGGGTGACCCGCACCGAACTGTTCAAGCGGCACGGTTTGGCGATCCCCAGTCCCGACGATGACGACCCGCTGGGCGAGATCATCTTCATCAGCGGGCGGCTGTGCCCGTAA
- a CDS encoding SDR family NAD(P)-dependent oxidoreductase, with protein MEGKRVLITGASSGIGAALARALADRGAVVGLVARREDRLAGVLDDCRETSPESVMWVADLADGLTASRLALQAWHAMGGIDVLVNNAAIPKRRNVTALKPIEVEDVLRVNFIAPTRLTLALLPRMLARRTGAVVNVSSVAGRLGIANESAYCASKFALCGWSESLAIDLAGSGVAVKLITLGPVDTEIWDQPDNEQPVYRGPKVSPQEVAEGIIAAMHSDGFEHYLPDLKAVVDAKNADVDAFIAGMSNQ; from the coding sequence GTGGAAGGCAAGCGCGTGCTGATCACCGGCGCTTCGTCGGGAATCGGTGCGGCACTGGCCAGGGCGCTGGCCGACCGGGGCGCGGTGGTCGGGCTGGTCGCCCGTCGTGAGGACCGACTGGCGGGCGTCTTGGATGACTGCCGGGAAACCTCACCGGAGTCGGTGATGTGGGTCGCCGACCTCGCCGACGGCCTCACGGCCAGCAGGCTTGCGCTGCAAGCATGGCACGCCATGGGTGGGATCGACGTTCTGGTCAACAATGCCGCGATCCCGAAGCGGCGCAACGTGACGGCACTGAAACCGATCGAGGTGGAAGATGTTTTGCGGGTCAACTTCATCGCTCCGACGCGGTTGACGCTGGCCCTGTTGCCGCGGATGCTGGCGCGACGCACGGGCGCCGTGGTCAATGTTTCGAGCGTTGCCGGGCGATTGGGCATAGCCAACGAATCCGCATATTGCGCCAGTAAGTTCGCCCTGTGCGGCTGGAGCGAGTCGTTGGCGATCGACCTGGCGGGCTCCGGTGTCGCGGTGAAGTTGATTACGCTGGGCCCGGTCGACACGGAGATCTGGGACCAGCCCGACAACGAGCAGCCCGTCTACCGCGGACCCAAGGTCAGTCCGCAGGAGGTTGCCGAAGGCATCATCGCGGCAATGCACAGCGATGGCTTCGAGCACTATCTGCCCGACCTGAAGGCGGTGGTTGATGCCAAGAACGCCGATGTCGACGCCTTCATCGCCGGCATGTCGAACCAGTGA
- a CDS encoding class I SAM-dependent methyltransferase, which yields MTKHHPHDYLPATGHTALLPAYDLISQLMGFDSVYRRLIAQAELADGQHVLEIGCGTGNVIIRAKRSRPGIDAVGSDPDPSILVRARRKAAGMTGIRFDHGYAQRLPYSDGEFDRVFSSMMLHHVGADAKPEVAAEAFRVLRPGGRLHLVDMAGGEHAHHGLLRRLMKRNPHFAENVGDAIPRLLSEAGFQCTKVATQSQRVVGQLAYYQAIRPA from the coding sequence GTGACTAAACATCATCCACATGACTACCTGCCGGCCACCGGCCACACAGCGCTATTGCCCGCCTATGACCTGATCTCGCAGCTGATGGGATTCGACAGCGTCTATCGCAGGCTCATCGCGCAGGCCGAGCTGGCCGATGGCCAACACGTCCTGGAAATCGGTTGTGGCACAGGCAACGTCATCATCCGCGCCAAGCGATCGCGCCCCGGAATCGACGCGGTCGGATCCGACCCCGACCCGTCGATTCTCGTTCGAGCGCGGCGAAAGGCAGCCGGAATGACCGGGATTCGATTCGACCATGGCTATGCCCAGCGGTTGCCCTATAGCGACGGCGAGTTCGACCGGGTGTTCTCGTCGATGATGCTGCATCATGTCGGAGCAGACGCAAAACCCGAAGTAGCCGCGGAGGCGTTTCGCGTGCTGCGTCCGGGTGGGCGTCTTCATCTGGTTGACATGGCCGGCGGCGAACACGCTCACCATGGCCTGCTGAGACGACTGATGAAGCGCAATCCCCATTTTGCCGAGAACGTCGGCGACGCGATCCCGCGATTGCTGAGTGAGGCCGGGTTCCAGTGCACAAAGGTGGCCACCCAATCGCAACGCGTGGTCGGGCAGCTCGCCTATTACCAGGCCATCCGCCCGGCGTAG
- a CDS encoding helix-turn-helix transcriptional regulator, whose amino-acid sequence MTQATRLSRHRDGVPVYRYRTDPEIPPVSVVRYHEFAEGRPHIHDFPALWYVPEAGAVYVAAPGKVLDPRHVFPVGDGIAVFFDPVALGEDGRSPWPAWQTHPLLFPFLHGQSGGVLRLEVPAERKEVWDRTIASIESELAARQQSYRQATLAHLTLLLIELARLAGDIVDDLRRSGEPLLADVFAVIDRRHGESLSLRDVAIEVGMTPGHLTTVVRRRTGRTVQEWIIERRMAEARDLLAETDLPIGEVARRVGILDAGYFSRLFSRAHGGSPRQWRAGHAQGAVRPAPPENR is encoded by the coding sequence ATGACACAGGCCACCCGGCTCAGTCGGCATCGCGATGGCGTGCCTGTCTACCGTTACCGGACGGACCCGGAGATACCTCCTGTCTCGGTGGTGCGCTACCACGAGTTCGCCGAGGGCCGTCCGCACATCCACGATTTCCCCGCACTGTGGTACGTGCCCGAGGCGGGAGCGGTATACGTGGCCGCCCCAGGCAAGGTCCTCGACCCGAGGCACGTCTTTCCCGTCGGCGACGGGATCGCGGTGTTCTTCGATCCGGTTGCCCTCGGCGAGGACGGGCGGTCGCCCTGGCCGGCGTGGCAGACACACCCACTGCTGTTCCCGTTCCTGCACGGGCAGTCCGGCGGGGTGTTGCGCCTGGAGGTGCCCGCCGAACGAAAAGAAGTGTGGGATAGGACGATCGCGTCGATCGAAAGCGAGCTGGCAGCACGTCAGCAGAGCTATCGACAAGCCACGCTGGCGCACCTGACCCTGCTGCTGATCGAGTTGGCAAGGCTGGCCGGCGACATCGTCGACGATCTGCGCCGCAGCGGCGAGCCGCTGCTGGCCGACGTGTTCGCGGTGATCGACCGCCGCCACGGCGAGTCGTTGTCGCTGCGCGACGTCGCCATCGAGGTGGGAATGACGCCCGGGCACCTGACCACGGTCGTTCGCCGCCGCACCGGACGGACGGTGCAGGAATGGATCATTGAACGGCGTATGGCCGAAGCCCGCGACCTGTTGGCCGAGACCGATCTGCCCATCGGTGAAGTCGCCAGACGCGTCGGCATACTTGACGCCGGATATTTCAGCCGGCTTTTCAGTCGGGCCCATGGCGGCTCGCCTCGTCAATGGCGTGCCGGCCATGCGCAGGGCGCCGTCAGGCCAGCGCCCCCCGAGAATCGGTGA
- a CDS encoding MBL fold metallo-hydrolase, translated as MAVVQLGRARVTRVLESRFDLPTRTFPHTPPTGWRDNADLLAPDFFDPDADQWHIAIQSWVIEVDGLTVVVDTGVGNDRTRPQMPPLDHLNTGYLAALQSAGVDRSAVDVVVNTHVHSDHVGWNTMLRDGDWLPTFPNARYLVPGPDYRHFHPDGVAAQRVPRTEEEELQQLGNRLVFEDSILPVDGQLVQWSDDHQICPSLRLRPAPGHTPGSSVLWLDAGSPAVFVGDLTHNPIQVRRPDDPCAFDVHPAAAAVTRRRIFAEAAAAGAAVVPAHYPGHGGATLRAVADRFEVERWLDIEPL; from the coding sequence ATGGCTGTGGTGCAGCTCGGACGCGCCAGAGTGACACGGGTGCTGGAGTCGCGGTTCGACCTGCCGACCCGCACCTTTCCGCACACGCCACCGACCGGCTGGCGCGACAACGCCGACCTGCTGGCGCCGGATTTCTTCGACCCCGACGCCGATCAATGGCACATCGCGATCCAGAGCTGGGTGATCGAGGTCGACGGCCTGACCGTGGTCGTGGACACCGGCGTCGGCAATGACCGGACTCGCCCGCAGATGCCACCGCTGGACCACCTGAACACCGGGTATCTGGCCGCGTTGCAATCGGCGGGCGTGGATCGGAGCGCGGTCGACGTGGTGGTCAACACCCACGTCCACTCCGACCACGTCGGATGGAACACCATGCTGCGCGACGGCGACTGGCTGCCGACGTTCCCCAACGCCCGATACCTGGTGCCCGGTCCCGACTACCGCCACTTCCACCCCGACGGAGTGGCGGCACAACGGGTTCCGCGCACCGAAGAGGAGGAGCTGCAGCAGCTCGGTAACCGCCTGGTGTTCGAGGACAGTATCCTGCCCGTGGACGGGCAACTCGTCCAGTGGTCGGACGACCACCAGATCTGTCCTTCGCTGCGGCTGCGGCCCGCACCCGGACACACCCCCGGCTCCTCGGTGCTCTGGCTCGACGCCGGCTCACCGGCGGTCTTCGTCGGCGATCTCACCCACAACCCGATACAGGTGCGACGCCCTGACGATCCCTGCGCCTTCGACGTTCATCCGGCGGCCGCCGCGGTCACTCGCCGGCGGATCTTCGCCGAGGCTGCGGCGGCCGGTGCAGCCGTCGTGCCTGCGCACTACCCGGGTCACGGCGGGGCGACGCTGCGCGCGGTCGCGGACCGATTCGAAGTCGAGCGCTGGCTGGACATCGAGCCGCTTTAG
- a CDS encoding L-fuculose-phosphate aldolase, whose amino-acid sequence MKFVEGAEDAVLAAAKDMLRRGLVEGTAGNISARRSDGNLVITPSSVDYADMVLDDLVLVDPNGAVLQAKDGRTPSTEMQLHLACYQAFDDVGSVIHSHPVWATMFAVAHQPIPACIDEFAVYCGGDVRCAEYAASGTPDVGANAVKALEGRGAALVANHGLVAVGARPDKVLHITALVERTAQIAWGAKALGGIVPVPEEVNGNFAGVYTYLRSN is encoded by the coding sequence ATGAAGTTCGTGGAGGGGGCCGAGGACGCCGTGCTGGCGGCCGCCAAGGACATGCTGCGTCGCGGCCTGGTGGAGGGCACCGCCGGCAACATCTCGGCCCGGCGCTCGGACGGCAACCTGGTGATCACGCCCTCGTCCGTCGATTACGCCGACATGGTTTTGGACGACCTGGTGCTGGTGGACCCGAACGGCGCGGTGTTGCAGGCCAAAGACGGCCGCACGCCCTCGACCGAGATGCAGCTGCACCTGGCCTGCTACCAGGCGTTCGACGATGTCGGCAGCGTCATCCACAGCCACCCGGTCTGGGCCACTATGTTCGCCGTCGCGCACCAGCCGATCCCGGCCTGCATCGACGAGTTCGCGGTGTACTGCGGCGGGGACGTGCGCTGCGCCGAGTACGCCGCATCCGGCACCCCTGACGTCGGCGCCAATGCGGTCAAGGCGTTGGAAGGACGCGGCGCGGCGCTGGTCGCCAACCACGGCCTGGTGGCCGTGGGAGCACGCCCCGACAAGGTATTGCACATCACCGCGCTGGTTGAACGCACAGCCCAAATTGCTTGGGGTGCAAAGGCACTGGGCGGGATCGTACCGGTTCCCGAGGAAGTCAACGGCAATTTCGCCGGCGTGTACACCTACCTGCGCAGCAACTGA
- a CDS encoding NAD(P)-dependent oxidoreductase yields the protein MTSRPRALVTAPLRGPGFAKLAELADVVYDPWIDQSPLRIYNADQLAERITAESADIVVVESDSVKGPVFEVGLRAIAATRGDPNNVDVAAATAAGIPVLNTPARNADAVAEMTVALLLAATRRLVAADADVRSGNIFREGTIPYQRFRGGEIAGLTAGLVGLGAVGRATRWRLSGLGLRVIAHDPYCDDAHHTLERLLAESDVVSLHAPVTDETAGMIGVEQFAAMRDGVVFLNSARAQLHDTDALVDALRAGKVSAAGLDHFVGEWLPTDHPLTAMPNVVLTPHIGGATWNTEARQAQLVADDVEALLAGDRPAHIVNPEVLGS from the coding sequence GTGACATCTCGTCCACGCGCCCTGGTGACGGCCCCGCTGCGCGGCCCGGGGTTCGCCAAGCTCGCGGAACTGGCCGACGTGGTCTACGACCCTTGGATAGATCAGAGTCCGCTGCGCATCTACAACGCCGACCAACTGGCCGAGCGGATCACCGCTGAATCTGCCGATATCGTTGTGGTGGAAAGCGATTCGGTCAAGGGGCCGGTGTTCGAGGTGGGCCTGCGGGCGATCGCCGCCACCCGGGGCGACCCCAACAACGTCGACGTCGCCGCTGCCACGGCGGCCGGCATCCCGGTGCTGAACACCCCGGCCCGCAACGCCGATGCGGTTGCGGAGATGACCGTCGCGCTGCTACTCGCGGCCACCCGCCGGCTGGTCGCCGCCGATGCGGATGTGCGCAGCGGCAACATCTTTCGTGAGGGCACCATCCCCTATCAACGCTTCCGCGGCGGAGAGATCGCCGGGCTCACCGCGGGGCTGGTGGGCCTGGGCGCGGTCGGCCGGGCCACCCGGTGGCGGCTGTCGGGCCTGGGCCTGCGGGTCATCGCGCACGACCCGTACTGCGACGACGCTCACCACACCCTCGAGCGGTTGCTGGCCGAATCCGACGTCGTCTCCCTGCATGCACCGGTCACCGACGAGACCGCCGGCATGATCGGCGTCGAGCAGTTCGCGGCCATGCGCGACGGCGTGGTCTTCCTCAATTCCGCACGAGCCCAACTGCACGACACCGACGCCCTGGTCGACGCGCTGCGCGCCGGCAAGGTGTCGGCCGCCGGCCTGGACCATTTCGTCGGAGAATGGCTGCCCACCGATCACCCGCTCACCGCGATGCCCAACGTGGTGCTCACCCCGCACATCGGTGGCGCCACGTGGAACACTGAAGCGCGGCAGGCTCAGCTGGTCGCCGACGACGTGGAGGCGCTGCTGGCCGGCGACAGACCCGCCCATATCGTCAACCCGGAGGTGCTGGGCTCATGA